In Pikeienuella piscinae, the sequence GTTGCGCTGATGATGCGCGAGATGTCGACCCGTTACGGCCGCTCGGCCGGCGGCTACATGTGGGCGTTGCTCGAACCGGTTGGCATGATCGCGATCATGTCGGTGGTTTTCGGCATGGCGATGCGCTCGCCTTCGATCGGCAGCAGCTTCCCGCTGTTCTTCGCCACCGGCTTCCTCACTTTTCAGTTCTATACGGAGCTTTCGTCGTTCTCGTCGAGCGCGATCAACATGAACAAGCCCCTGCTGACCTATCCGCGGGTGACGCCGATCGATGCGATCCTGGCGCGGTTCCTCCTGCAGTTCTTCACGCTGGCCACTTCGGCGATCGTCATTTTCTCCGGCATCATCTATTTCGAGGAAATCCGCACGATCTACGATTTCACCGCGATGCTGAAAGCGGTGGGCTACGCCAGCCTGCTCGGGCTCGGCGTCGGCGCGACGAACACGGTGATTTTCACCTTCGTGCCGACCTATCAGAACGTCTGGAAGATCATCAACCGGCCGATGTTCCTGATTTCCGGCGTTTTCTTCACCTATGAGGACATGCCGCGCACGGTGCAGGATATCCTCTGGTTCAACCCGGTGATGCACGTCATCGGGTTGATGCGGCGGGGCTTCTACCCCAGTTATCACGCAACCTATGTCTCCGAGTTCTATGTCGGCGGCATGGCGATCGGATTTCTGACGATCGGGTTCTTTCTGGTATACTCCAACAAGACCGCCCTGATCGAAACGCGGTGAGCCGACGACGATGATCGAACTGATCGACCTCTCGAAAGAATATCGTTCCGGGTCTATCCGGCGAACGATCGCGGAGAACATCAACCTGACGATCCCGCGCGGGCGGAGCCTCGGGCTGCTGGGGCGGAACGGTGCGGGAAAATCGACGCTGCTGCGCATGATCGCCGGCACGGTGGAGCCGGATTCGGGGCGCATCATTCGCCACGCGACGGTCTCCTGGCCGCTCGGATTCGCCGGCAGCTTTCACGGCATGATGACCGGGGCGCAGAACGTCCGGTTCGTCGCCCGCATCTACGGGCGCGACCCGGACATGCTGATCGCCTATGTCGCCGATTTTTCCGAACTCGGCGAAGCGCTTTACATGCCGGTCAACGCCTATTCCTCCGGCATGCGCGCCCGGCTCGCCTTCGGCGTCTCGATGGGAATCGATTTCGACTACTATCTGGTGGACGAGACGACGGCGGTCGGCGACGTCAATTTCAAGAAGAAATGCCGCAAGGTCTTCGCGGAAAGACTGGCCGCCTCTGACGTGATCATGGTCTCGCACGCGACCGCGACGCTTATCGATTATTGCAAGGCCGGCGTGGTGCTGGAGGATGGAAGGGTCACCTATTACGAGAATATCGCGGATGCGGTCGAAGCGCATGAAGCCAATATGGCGATGCGCTGAACGCGTCAGCGCGCCCAGTCGGGGAACGGCCGGCGGGTAAGCCGCTCAACGGCCTCGGCCACGGCGCGCTTCCGGCCCTCCGGATGAAAGAACGAACCCTTGATCTGGATCTCGCGGGCGAGCGCGCGCACCAGCGCCGCCTCGAGCGTGTGATCCACCGGCTCCGGCGCCGTCCAGAAGCTATCCAGAGACCCCTGATGCGTAAGACCGGGCATGTCGTAGACCGCGCTCCCCAGCACCTTCACCGGCGTCCCGGCCCGTATGCTGTGCAGCCCGACCGTAGAGTTGGCCATCACCGCGCCCTTGGCGTGACGGATGAGGAGGCCGAGATCGCCGCCCCGAATCAGATCGACGCGGCCGCCCAGCCCACGCCGCCGGGCCATTTCCGGCACGCGGCGGCGCCAGTTCAGATAATCGCTGTCCAGGGGGTGCATCTTGACCACCAGCCGCCGCGTCGCCGGCGCCGCGCGCGCCATCGAGTCGAGCACCTCCTCGATCATCTCCGCGTAATCGCCATAGGGCGAGGAGGCCCGGATCTGATAGTCCTGCGCAAGTTGCATGGCGAAGAGCGTGTAGTCGGAATCCGCCGTCGCGCAGCGCGCCTGAACGGCCCGCGCCGCCCGCTCGTCCCGGCGTTCGCTCAGGAGCGTCGCGATCCAGTGATAGTAATGGGTGAAGATCGAAAACGGCAGATCCAACCGGTAGTGCGGATAGAATCCGAAACCGGCGATGGTGGACGCATACATACCGATATCCGCCATCGCCTCAGCGATAAAACCGCTGGGATAGAGCGCCGCGTCATCGTGCGGATCATCCGGCCCGGGCGCGCCAAGCCGGCGAATGACGTCCGGATCCTTCGGAAAGCGCGAGAACGCTCCCATCGCTTCAGGCTCCAGCGTCAGCCAGTTCGGCCGGAGATACCCGAACTCGATCGTCCAGGCGCGGACGCCGGCGGCTTTCGCCGCATCCAGCGCGTCGATATTCCAGGGATGCCGGTCGGCGTAGTAAATGACGTCCGTGATTCCCTCGTCCGCCAGATAGGCGTCGAGCCAGGGTCGCCAGCCCGCCTTCGGCCCGCGGTAGGAGCGCGCCCCGAGTCGCGGCCAGTAGAGCCAGTCCTGTCCGGAAAGCCGCACCTTGGCGACGGCGTGTCCTTCGGCCTTCAGCGCGTCCGCGAGCTGCAGCCAGAACTTCGAGTGATGCCCTTGCAGGAACAGGAAGCTCTTCCGTTCAGTCACGCGCCGCGCTCCACGATGTTCTCTGGCCCCCGCCACGTCTTGGCCTCTCGCATGGAAGCGGGGGGTGAGGCAAGGCGCGCCCGGCTTGGCGCGGGGCATCGCCTGTGCTTTTGTCCGCCGCGCATGACAGGAGAGACGATGAGAGATGACCGGGGCCCTGACGAAGAGCGCGTCTTCCTGCTGTTGCAGGGGCCGATGTCGTTCTTCTTCACCTATCTCGCCACCGCGCTCCGGGCGCGGGGCGCCTCCGTCCGGCGGGTCCTCCTCTGCCCCGGCGACCGGCTCTTCTGGCGCGGTCCAGGCGCCGTCTCCTATCGCGGACGGCCCGAGGGATGGGCGCCGTGGCTGCGCGCGCTGATCCAGGCGGAGCATGTGACCGATATCGCCTGCCTCGGCGACGGCCGGCGCTGGCATGAAGAAGCCGTGCGCATCGCGGAAGATCTCGGGCTCCGCGTGCATGTCGTCGAGCAGGGATATCTGCGGCCCGGCTGGCTGACGGTGGAGCCAAGCGGAACCGGTGGGCGGAGCCGCTTTCCCCGCGACTGGACCGCGATCGAGGCGCTCGCCGGCCCGGCGAAGGCGCCCCCCCGTTTCAGGACCAGCTTCTTCGGCTACGCGGCGATGGACGTCGCGTTCAACCTGGCGAACATTTTCACGTCATGGGCGCTCTATCCGCATTTCCGGCTGCATACGCTGGACCATCCAGCGCGCGAATGGGCCGGGTGGATATTTAACAAGGCGCTACCCTTCCGGCGGCGCCGGCGTGAGCGCAGGGCGATGGAGGCGCGGATCGCGGAACACCGGGGCCCGCTCTTCGTTCTTCCCCTGCAACTCGACACCGACTACCAGATCCGCCTTCACGCCCCGCCGGGCGGCGTTGCGGCGCTGCTGCGGCGAACGGTGCTCTCTTTTGCGGATCACGCGCCCGCCGACGCGCTGCTCGTGGTGAAAATCCACCCGCTCGACCATGGCGAGGCCGACTGGCGCGC encodes:
- a CDS encoding capsule biosynthesis protein, whose translation is MTERKSFLFLQGHHSKFWLQLADALKAEGHAVAKVRLSGQDWLYWPRLGARSYRGPKAGWRPWLDAYLADEGITDVIYYADRHPWNIDALDAAKAAGVRAWTIEFGYLRPNWLTLEPEAMGAFSRFPKDPDVIRRLGAPGPDDPHDDAALYPSGFIAEAMADIGMYASTIAGFGFYPHYRLDLPFSIFTHYYHWIATLLSERRDERAARAVQARCATADSDYTLFAMQLAQDYQIRASSPYGDYAEMIEEVLDSMARAAPATRRLVVKMHPLDSDYLNWRRRVPEMARRRGLGGRVDLIRGGDLGLLIRHAKGAVMANSTVGLHSIRAGTPVKVLGSAVYDMPGLTHQGSLDSFWTAPEPVDHTLEAALVRALAREIQIKGSFFHPEGRKRAVAEAVERLTRRPFPDWAR
- a CDS encoding capsule biosynthesis protein, which produces MRDDRGPDEERVFLLLQGPMSFFFTYLATALRARGASVRRVLLCPGDRLFWRGPGAVSYRGRPEGWAPWLRALIQAEHVTDIACLGDGRRWHEEAVRIAEDLGLRVHVVEQGYLRPGWLTVEPSGTGGRSRFPRDWTAIEALAGPAKAPPRFRTSFFGYAAMDVAFNLANIFTSWALYPHFRLHTLDHPAREWAGWIFNKALPFRRRRRERRAMEARIAEHRGPLFVLPLQLDTDYQIRLHAPPGGVAALLRRTVLSFADHAPADALLVVKIHPLDHGEADWRAVMGRAAEAAGVADRCVFLDGGDLDALLGRAAGVIVANSTVGLTALGAGAPVVALGTAIYDLPGLTFQGGLDRFWTDAAPPDSARLDSLIRALTATIQVPGGFDGSGARPGAAAMAERMLAPPPWNPAEAPAR
- a CDS encoding ABC transporter permease, with amino-acid sequence MARKQAVTKPLPSFANIRVIVALMMREMSTRYGRSAGGYMWALLEPVGMIAIMSVVFGMAMRSPSIGSSFPLFFATGFLTFQFYTELSSFSSSAINMNKPLLTYPRVTPIDAILARFLLQFFTLATSAIVIFSGIIYFEEIRTIYDFTAMLKAVGYASLLGLGVGATNTVIFTFVPTYQNVWKIINRPMFLISGVFFTYEDMPRTVQDILWFNPVMHVIGLMRRGFYPSYHATYVSEFYVGGMAIGFLTIGFFLVYSNKTALIETR
- a CDS encoding ABC transporter ATP-binding protein, which translates into the protein MIELIDLSKEYRSGSIRRTIAENINLTIPRGRSLGLLGRNGAGKSTLLRMIAGTVEPDSGRIIRHATVSWPLGFAGSFHGMMTGAQNVRFVARIYGRDPDMLIAYVADFSELGEALYMPVNAYSSGMRARLAFGVSMGIDFDYYLVDETTAVGDVNFKKKCRKVFAERLAASDVIMVSHATATLIDYCKAGVVLEDGRVTYYENIADAVEAHEANMAMR